DNA from Rhinoderma darwinii isolate aRhiDar2 chromosome 6, aRhiDar2.hap1, whole genome shotgun sequence:
gttctctgcatccctgtatcgactatcggggtctcaaccagatcacggtgaaaaataaatatccgttgccattgatctcagaactatttgatcATATACGCGGCGCCAAgactttttccaaactagaccttacaacctaatccggattcgccggggtgacgaatggaagactgcatttaacacccgtgatggacactatgaatatctagtaatgcccttcggtctgtgtaattctcccgcggtcttccaggagttcgttaatgacatcttccgtgacctcctctatgtttgtgcagTAGTCTATTTTTTTCttgagatcctatgactcatcagagacatgtccgtcaagttttgctgtggttaagggagaatcgtctgtacgctatgttggagaagtgcgtgtttgagagagaagctctacccttcctgggctacatcatcttgaatcgaggtctcgagatggatcctgaaaagttaaagtccgtcctggaatggccccgccctcaaggcttgagggccatacagcgctttctgggattcgccaatttttacagacagttcatcctaaacttcttctcactgacatctcctatctctaacctcaccaagaagggcatgtacgccaaggtgtggactcctgaggcagagtccacattcaatagcctgaagagtgcattCACTTCAgcgtctatcctccatcatccagatgttactctacggttctcgttggaggtagacgcctcctctgttggtgctggtgcactcctgttccagagaggttccaagggcaagccaatggtatgtggatatttctctaagctattctcctccgcagaacgcaactaatcgattggggattgggagttagtgGCCATaagattggctctggaggagtgcagacatctactagagggcgcagctcatcccatcctaatttttacggaccacaagaacctcacctatctctagacggcccaatggctgaatcctcgtcaggccaggtggtcgctgttctttaccaggttccagtttgagctccattatcgcccggctgacaaaaatgtgagggccgatgccttgtccaggtctttcgagacagaagacaccatggaaattccacagaacattattgatccgtcttgcattctctctgtcaaccccctgcaagttggggacattcctccaaggaggacttttgtgcgcctggctgacagagtgtGAATcttccactggggacactcctctaggctggcaggtcacgcggggacccataAGACCcgtgatctgattgcccgtcatttctggtggcccacgctgccaaaggacattatggactttgtttcttcctgctcagtgtgtgcagctaacaaggttgcttactccatacctgctggcctgctccagccattgcctgtgcccgatgctccctggcagcatatagctatggactttatcactgacctgcctctctctgctggatgcagtactgtctgggtggtggtggatcgattttcaaagatggcccacttcgttcctctgaccggtcttccttctgctcctcaactagccaagcttttcatccaacacatcttccgcctgcacggcttgccgcagcatattgtgtctgatcggggggttcagttcacctcgaagttctggagagccctctgcggactcctaggtgtaaagttggacttttcctctttctaccatcctcagtccaatggtcaggtcgagaggatcaatcagatcttggagaactacctacgccatctccaagcagcatgatgactgagtgcagttgctcccgtgggctgaattctcatacaataatcacaccagcaagtccacaaggaatacactgttctttattgtctatggccaacacccacgaattcctctcccggtgcctgatacgtctgaggtaccagcagctgacactgcttttagggacattctgcagatctggcagcagactcgatcctccatccttctggcggtcgaccgcatgaaacggacacaaggagaagagaacctccacagtttctccctggcacgaaggtctggctgtcctccaggaatattcgactgagggtgccatcatacaaatttgctctcaggttcctcggacccttcgaaatcctacagcagatcaaccctgtcacctacaagcttcggctgcctcctaccctaaagatctccaactccttccatgtctcactcctgaagccggtggtaccaaaccgctttaccaagactcctagccctgtggttgcctccagcggtccttgagacaccttcgaggttaaggagatcctggacattaaaaaagtaagaggaagaacattttatttagtagattggaaggggtttggtccagaagagaggtcctgggagccagaagagaatctcaatgctcctacccttattaagaggtttctctctcgttctggtcccaagaggagggggcgtaagaggggggatactgtaacgtccgtggtcgctgaccacaaactccttccatccagtcgacacccttctctccagagatgtctggacatatggccatcctgttccacagtgaccaccagggtgcgctcgcgagctcagtccagacttaagaagccaaagcgcacgcaggtgggagattgagctgattgctcccatagcaccctgggctataagcacaatgtaatgacggggtagggagacagacaagtgagccctaatctacccgccactcagtctctgcctacttgcacggcccgtcctaggcgacggcgtacaactgggcgacggtccctacgctcaatatgtggaagacagacatacagacaagggtacacagaagctaagggaaatggggcagttgcccacggcaacaccgtgagcaacaggcgtagtgaacgagccgagtcaaaccaggagtgtacgaggtaccaaacgcagagccggagcgtagtcagtaaagccagggtcaaaatgaagcaagagaCAACCTAGAAGCACCGAAGCACAGGGGACAAAACACCCCAATAAatggtattatatatatagtagtcacgtattgtaaaagaatatataaatctttattaataaataacaatacatggtatcacatgaaatacaataaacatacaaacaaacacatggagagcagcagcacggtAGACTGATAAGTGTACCAAAGGGTTAGCAGACCTGGCCCAACTCAGAGTCTAATGTCCAAAATCAGAtaacaaaaataatgaaaaataaataatacaaagaTAATGAAATATgtgttgtaaaaataaaaataaatataccaAAGGACACTACGGAGACTGCGTAGTGTGTATAGAACAATGATCTAAAAGAATATAAAGAAAACTATGGAAATAACCAAGCAAGGTAATGGCAGTCAGCAACATCCAATGATAACctaataatgaaataataatctttatatatttttatttattatatttattattttatatatatttttatttattatttttcataattattattatttgtatttattttatatttatttttatttttactttatctatttatattaatttttataattttttgtgtgtatcTGTAATCTTTATGTTTTCATATGTTTGTTATTTGGATGTCTATGCTTATTGTGATATCATTGTATATACTCTGTCCATATTTCTGTTTTATATTCTATTTTTGCGCTATTTAttctaaatacatatatatattttatatactatttgtgttttttattacatactgtatacatatcTATTTTCAcactatatttattttatatttataataaagaaagggttttttcttataaaaaaatGTTCTTATTATATTTATACTATATATTTATTCACATCACTTTTAATTGTATCAAAACTCTTTTGCTCTATGCACTTTTATCTTAATTTTTATATTAAGatgttttcacattttatttcattcattttttattttttacttttctttttcacTGTTATTCACTATTACTTGACAGAGTCTATGTAGGTGTCATTTATAATTTAACCCTAGGCATTATTAACTTGTATATatctttatattatttatatacttatatttatattttatatttttttcatgtatATTACATGTATTATTAGTTTTCTTTAGTTATTGTGTCTAATTTGATTTATCAGACTTATATAGATTATTTAtgttcactattattattatttctatatatatttatatattctcTATAAATTGAAATTGGTATTTGTTATTCATATGATATTTTGCTTATATCGTCCCCATTTGAGCTTCTCTTTATTTTGAGTTGCTCTGTACATATCCATTTGCTCTCTCATTCACCTAGTGTTTGTGTGTACGTACGCTCCTCCACGCATGCGCTGTGATTCCCTCATTCCGTGGTGCCAACTTTGTTTGTCCGCATCGCCTTGGTGATGTGCGCCTTGCGCCATTCGGCGTGACGCGTCATCACCATGCGGACACTCTGGCGCTTCTGGTGATGAGGAGTTTCGCAACATGCGGTGTGAGCGTCGATCTGCGCATTATCCAcaggtgtgtattattattattgccagCTACCCTTTATAAAGTCCCCCTTATTTTAATAtcgtcagcctcctgacgaagccggtctgtggcgaaacgcgcgtcgaggcgtctttGCTCCTGTGCCCCATCTCAGTTGTCTTTCTCTGCCATGATGTCCCTAGGTATGTGTTGCCTCTTTCATTATTAGGTTATCATTGGATGTTGCTGACTGCCATTACCCTGCTTGGTTATTTCCATCGTTTTCTTTATATTCTTTTAGATCATTGTTCTATACACACTACGCAGTCTCCATAGCATCCTTtggtatatttatttttatttttacaacacATATTTCATTAtctttgtattatttatttttcattatttttgttaTCTGATTTTGGACATTAGACTCTGAGTTGGGTCAGGTCTGCTAACCCTTTGGTACACTTATCAGTCTaccgtgctgctgctctccatgtgtttgtttgtatgtttattgtatttcatgtgataccatgtattgttatttattaataaagatttatatattattttacaatacgtgactactatatatataataccatTTATTGGGGTGTTTTGTCCCCTGTGCTTCAGTGCTTCTAGGTTGTCTCTATAGTCTTTTGGGGGACCCCCTGCTTCTTTCCCTTTTAGAGGTCTCTTGTAGGTTTACTAatatcaaaatgaagcaaggtcaataataatagcaggagcagcagagccaggaaacaggaaagaatcacaggcaaagacaagcagaaaATGAAGGATAAAtaaaccgagggcgggagctaggaccgtttggccaggctgtgataggttctcccactcctgagcctaccagcctgagtggtagcagatcgagtcacactatcagacctaggagcaggtgcagactgattaaccacgggcgtcgacacagaagctgtgtctggcagatccttacacccagccccttcctcccatgcctcagCGTTGTTGCCATacacaaagtttgtctatgcaaatggtctcctagtgtcttccagtttccagtgtttcccgtacctgtatcctgtatcccgtgctatcctggtcaagtgccatgctgaggaGTAGTCGTGCTGTTCTGTATACCactcctgtcctgctacaccacacctgacgtctgtATGCTgcatagtcccagccgagcctgccttgctactgtccaagctgccacaggtaccctatatgaactatagactgtttcctgcaccctgttggccagctgccataccgcctagacggtacggcccagtgggtccacgaacccaatgtgacagaCGTACATATATATCATCGGTAATCACGCGGACACAAAAGCTTTTCTCAAGTGATCAGGATTGGGAGAGCggctgtgattgacagccacACTCTTGCACTAATGGGCGGGAGCAGAGAAACCCCTGAAGCACCACAAAAAATTATGATCGTGGTGCGGATCAAGGGAGGTGGCTGCCTCTATACCGTCACTGTCAGCCCTGACAACGCGATCCCCAACAGCTAGCTGGGAAATAGTGACAGCCTTGGGCCTAAAAAAGGTCTAGTAAtattgttgttagggcataccttcggtatgtcctaatagatgcctgtcatatAATCTAATATAGACATatgacagaacattatatattttttttaaatggtttaaCCGGTTCCCAACCTCCAGCTGTATATATTCGTCCGGCGGTCGGAGTCTTTAAAACCCAGGCCATAGTGTATTTACGGCACAGATTTTGCACAATGAGCGCTATATAAAGAATAGAGGCAGTAGCGGttccgctgcctctattggtcctggtgatcatgtgactggtcatatGATTGCCGGGATGccattagtggcaggctgctgctgggtctaacaaaaCCCAGCACAgcgctattagtgacaatagtcactataagagggctgatttcctctgtaactggggCCGCTGTGCAGCCCCAGGTATAGTGGAAAAATatttcaatgcaaccctcttctcccactcttcacacaatgatagcaacaccgcagaagaaatgcatcccgatctgacccccttagacttttatctttggtgtcatctgaaggcaattgtctatgctgtgaaggtacgagatgtgcagcaactgaaactacggatactggaagcctgtgctagcatttcttctgcggtgttgctatcagtgtgtgaagagtgggagaagagggttgcattgacaatccaacacaatgggcagcactttgaacacattttataagtggtcagaaacttgtaaataactcatgaaagaataaagtaacattaaaaccaagcacaccattggttttcttgtgaaattctcgataagtttgatgtgtcacatgaccctcttcccattgaaaaaactaaagttggatacaaaatgtccgacttcaaaatggccaccatggtcaacacccagcttgaaaagtttcccccctcccatatactaatgtgccacaaacaggaagttaatatcaccaaccattcccattttatttaggtgtatccatataaatggcccaccctgtagaatggGTGCAAGTGATTTACAGTTATTGTATATTGCATATGTACTGTTGACATCTTGTAAATCATTAGGTTTCATTAGGCACATGACATGTGAAAGCAAAGACAGAAGGGGCCCTGTATGAGCCACTGACTATCACTGACTTCGAGTGAATGGGCATTGTTTATTCTAGTAAGAGGAAGCAGCAGGTGTAATTCTATCTGACCTGTATAGCATCAGTAGAGAACCATTATAGCTGTAAGTCCACCATTACTACATATCATTGAAACTGGAAGTAAATAAAgtcaaataatatttatttgcttTAGATAAGTGATGtacaatatatttaataaaagtcCACAATTTTCTTCAGAGACCCAACTTTGGAATTTGTGGATCCCCAACTGGCATATCTTCTGTATTCACCGGGTCTAAGGAAATACTGATTTCCCTTAAAACCAGGTTCTTCAAAAAAAATCCAGTATCCGTCAAGAACATTGCAGGACAAAATATCATGTGCATGGAAGCTCTCATGAAGGTTTGAACAGTTGCTAACATACTCCTTCATCTGACCACAGAAGTCTTCTCTCTCATACAGCCTAATTCTGTAAGATCCGCGATGCTGTAAAGTGGAAGATAAAGTAGGAGATAGAGAAttacattttattgtgcaaaatgtaaACACCAAGTGATTTAAGACTTTTTAAAACTTCAAAGTGTAATGTAAAGTGCAATGTGTGTTAAAGTGACATTTAAacacaaaaacatacatattttcAGGACTTTTTGCATTCCTCTGTTTGTCTTCTGAAAATGCATACTTTCCCTCAACATGAAATTTTTCACGTCCgggttccgttttcacagatcgctatagacttgagtctatggagggattcgtgaaaacggaacaaaataggacatgttctatttttcaacagacccttcacacggtccgttgaaacaacggccctgTGAACggacccattgaaatacatgcttcTATGTGATGTCTGTTGTTTTAACAGCGTCACACGGACGtactctacgttcgtctgaatgctgGCTAACTATAAGTGCACTCCCTTTGCGACATGCCAGGTACTTGTATGTGGCAGCCACCAAAGGAAAGTATTGACTGGGCCCATGGGCCGAGCTCACTAAAAAcatcaaaatggtatcaataaaaacgacagaAATTATTTTTACCACATGGCAAACAATGTGAAAATAAAAGCCATAAAACAACAAtggcagaatcacagttttttgcccatttcaccccacaaatttttttttttcaggttttcattaaattatatggtacattaaattgccattaaaaatacaacttgtcttgcCAAAAACAagcataaaaatataaatgttacgGCTTCTGGAAGGCGGGAAGGAAAcaactaaaaaggaaaaaaaaaattggctgcgtttcCAACCTAGTTATATGAGGTAAAACAAGTTGATACTATAGTCACCTGATTTGAATTAATTTGCTGTACACTATAATCTAAATCACTGTAATCTAAACCTTAAATatggtattattctgtgtatgggGATAATAATTGGTCAGAATAGAAGaataaagcttcgttcacatctgtgttagggTCCCGTTCCGTACCGAAggagaccctgactgaaacaaacggaaaccatagatttccgtttgcatcaccattgatttccggtgcaaatggtttacgtttgcctCGGTttagcaagggttccgtcgttttgacagaatgaatagtgcagtcaactacagtattgattccgtcaaaaagacggaaccattgcacaactgagacaaacggaaaccattggcactggatccatcaccattgaaatcatttgtttctgtttgtttcagtcagagccctgttctgacaggaagctcagacgaaacatcagaacgggacccttacGCAGATGTGATTGAAGCTTTACACAATTTGTACAGGGTCACCCCTCATACCTTAAGAAGTTACAGGGACTCCATTCATGTCATTTTCCTATGGGATTTTCtataaaaaataatcattttGGATTTGGAAACCCTTGCCTATTTGAAGATAACTCATTCCTTGAGATACCTGCTCTGCAGATTAACACTGTAAACATCATAATTCATTCATTCTATTTTACATGTATATAATGAAATTATGACACAATACTTGTGTAAAATGATGTTATGGAACCTCAATATACAACTTTTAGATTAGTCCTTAATATTTAACTGTTtggaattcagtttttttttaaagtaaatactgtatacattttttgtatatgaaacaaaaatgtaattattatttCAGCATATAATGAATACTTGCCTGTGGAATTGAATGGCAAGATCTAATGGAGTCATTCAAACCCAGCCAGCTATGGTAGTCAGGATAGTCTCCCCTTTTAAGGTAGTACTGATGTCCCATATAATTAGTACGTTCGTAGATTACCCAGGATCCATTTTCTACCCGGATTGAGTTGCAGCGGGCAAAAAAAGCATGCAGATCTGCATTATCTCCTGAGCATTCATGGGACTTTCCTTGAAAGTTCCCATCTTCGTAAAAAATGATCTGTTGAGAAACAATAGTAGAAAACATGGAATGCAATTTAATGATAATTGTCTGCTAATTTGAGAAACCAGTGGGGAATGTTTTACtatataattaaaataataatcaGACTAACAATAAAATTAGTtataaaaagtatacatttaaaTAAATTATTAGGCATTATCTAATTTAATTTCTTAACAACTACCATGAGcttttattgcagtatattgtatataGATACAGTCTATGTACCAGGGTCTTCTTTTACCTTGCCCATGATAAACAGTCAAGCTTTCTAAGTGTTCACAGCTTCCGTGGAGTGGCTCTGAATCTTTATATATATCTGCATTGTCCAAACAAATGAGCTCTTTTCACAATAAAGGTGCATTATATGTGATCCCTTTTTGTGTGATACAGTATGACTGTACTTTAATTGGTTGCTTTTCATGTAGGGTTTATAGAACTAGCCATATCAGCAAAACCTTTATAAAGTCACATGCAGTCTGAATAGAGAGAAAGAACAATCTGCCGTGATGACAAAATATCCATTATGTTTGTCTGATTGCTTCATGATTAAAATCATATTTGAACAAGCTAAGTCACCATATAAAAACGGATTTatcttaaagggattatccgggttattaaaattgatggcctatccttagaataggcaaTCAATTTAAGATCGGTGGTGGTCCAATTGTCGGCACGCTCGTCGATCAACTGTTTAAAGGGACATTGGTGCTCACAgcctttttattgtttacatggtCCTTCCTTCTGCTCGTATTTGCACACAGCGTTACATTTGTAGTGGCCATGCAAgttattgcaccactgtcccattgACTTGAATAGAACAGTGGTGCCATACCTTGCACGGCCGCTACAAATGTGACGGCAAGTGCAAGTATGAGCAGAAAAAAGaacaatgtaaacaatgaagaggctgtggtgctcgtacgagcgccgcGGCccattcaaacagctgatcagtgggtgtGCCGACATTCGGTCCCCAACCAATCTTATATTGATCGCCTATCCTAAGCCATCAAAttccatcaattttaataaccagGAACCCCTTTAAGCTAAGTTTACACCCTGTTTGGCAATTACGTTCAGCGGTACCATTTGAAACCGTCCTTCGAATACATGCCCTAGATGTATGCGACTGTAAGCATACATTTGCCATTAACTgccattattaaaaaaatgtatacagtgtGCGATCGGATTTTCTTTATATACAGCCTACATCGCTTTTCAATATAATTGAGGCAACTCTAtccatacatacactaccgttcaaaagtttggggtcacccagacaattttgtgttttccatgaaaaatcacacttatcaaatgagttgcaaaatgactagaaaatatagtcaagacattgacaaggttagaaataatgatttttatttcaaataaaaacaggacgcgaccaggtcagagaagcattctctgacctggtc
Protein-coding regions in this window:
- the LOC142656347 gene encoding gamma-crystallin M2-like — encoded protein: MGKIIFYEDGNFQGKSHECSGDNADLHAFFARCNSIRVENGSWVIYERTNYMGHQYYLKRGDYPDYHSWLGLNDSIRSCHSIPQHRGSYRIRLYEREDFCGQMKEYVSNCSNLHESFHAHDILSCNVLDGYWIFFEEPGFKGNQYFLRPGEYRRYASWGSTNSKVGSLKKIVDFY